The genomic interval GCCGGTGTTGACGCGGTTCTCGGACCCCTCGCTGCGACGAGAGATGATGAtcgcgcagccgcgtgcAGTGGCGCGTCGGTGTCGGAGGATGCGAACGGCACTGTCGCTTCTTGTTCCTTGTCCTGTGACGTCTCGCCAGTATCACGTTACCATTTCATTGCCGGCTCTATCCTGGATGCGACCCTTGTGCTGCACTCACTGCGCACCCATCACATTGACATTATTGTACACATGgccgcacagacgcacgtcGACCACAGCTTCTCCAGAAGCGTACTCTTCACCCAGGTGAACGTTgtgggcacgcacacgctacTGGAGTGCGCGCGGCAGTACGGCCAGCTGACGCGCTTCTTACACATGAGCACGGACGAGGTGTACGGTGAAGTCccggcgacagcgcggcCGGCTAACGAGGCGTCGACAGTGCTGTGCCCAACGAACCCGTACGCGGCGACGAAGGCCGCAGCGGAGCACCTCGTTTCCGCCTATTATCACTCATTCAAGCTGCCCGTGCTCATCTCGCGCGGCAACAACGCCTTCGGGCCCGGCCAGTATCCTGAGAAGGTGATCCCCAGCTTCATTgtgcatgcgctgcgccgggaGCGGCTGCCGATCCACGGCGATGGCCACCATCAGCGCAGATTCATCTATGTAGACGACGTTGCCAGAGCACTGTGCACCATTctcgtgcgcggcggtgtcggtgAAGTCTACAACGTCGCCAGCGAGAGGGAGTTCTCTGTGCACGAGGTCGCGCAGCGGGTTGTCGCATGCGTCGCCGGTGACGACCACGACAAGGTGATCGCTGCCTCTCGCGCGGACTTCGATGCCTCCTATGTGCGCTACGTAGCGGATCGCGCCTACAATGACGCGCGGTACTGCACCGAAAGCGAGAAACTGGCGGCGCTTGGTTGGGCGCTGGAGGTCTCATTTGAAGAGGGGCTGCGCCGTACCGTTGCCTGGTATCGCAGGCATCCTTTGAAGGCTGGCGGGTACTGGAGAGGTGCAAGTGAGGCTGGCGCCACGGCCCCTTGCAGTGACTAGCCGTATCTTTCatgggaggagagaagacACTTTTCCCTGTTTGACGCCTTCACTGCCACGCTCCATCCCCTGCATGCCATtgctgccgtcgcacgcGCGTCCCGTGGcgtgcggaggaggacgagagcCGTAGAGGTGAGCGAGGAGAGACGGCAGAGGCCATGTCACGcagaaacgcacacacaccatgCATACGGAGACAAGTAGCGCttgatgtgtgcgtgcgtgtgcagaaCCTGCACTGTATCCCTCTTCATCTCTGCACGAGGGAGGGCAATTCCCAAGAGCCGCTGCCTACACAAGACAAGCCAGTAAAGGCACGAAAATGTAAGTCGCAGTGCGAGGGAAGTGGTGGAGGGGCTCCTGAGAGCAGCCCCTCCGCTGCAATCCTCTTCGGTGTCTCGCTTTACGACtacgcacacccacgccgcatgtgcacgctgccgcgctcATGTTCCTTCATCTCCGCTCCTCTatgtctctgtctctgtcctGTATCTCGCGGGCCTTTGCATTttggcgcacgcgcgtgcaacGTCGTCTCGCGCTCTGTGCGGTCTCTGCGCTTACGCTTCAGCGAAGTAGCCGTACTCCGTCGTTTTCTGTCGTTCTATTCCTTCGCCTTTCGGTTGTGTGAACGAGATCCTCTCCCAGCCGCCGTCACTCCCATCACGTACGTCAACGGGTGCActtgcacgcacgcgcaaaGAAGTGTGTGGAGAAAGTGCACACctacaccaccaccaccaccaccaccaccgcagcagcagcagggcgaAGCACGCAAATCGAAAAGAAACGCGAAAAaggagaaaacaaaaggcgTTCCATGCGCAACGCAGCGGCCGAGACGCTCTTGagcaccgtcagcgccactggcatggcgctgacggaggaCGGCTTTGCGGAGTACATGGACGAGGCTGACCCGCTTCGTGAACACCGCAATTCGTACCACATTCCCATGATGCGTGACGGCACCCAGTTCTCGTACTTTGCTGGAAACGCACTGGGGCCGCAGCACATCGGCGTGGAGGCCTCTATGGCGACCTTCCTCAAGAAGTGGCGCGAGCAGGCAGTTGAGGGGCACTTCATGCAGCCCACGCCGTGGTTCGAGATCGACCAGATGTGTGTCAAGGACATGGCAGCCATCGTGGGTGCCAAGGACACGGAGGTGGCCATCATGAACACCCCCACAGTGAACCTGCATCTTCTCCTGAGCACCTTCTACCACTCACAGGGCAGCAAGAAGAAGATCATGATAGATCTTCACAGCTTTCCGAACGACGGCTACTGCCTCCTCTCGCAGTTTGAGACACGCGGGCTGAACCCCGCCGAGGACCTTATCAAGATCACGGCGCCGGGCATCAAGGACTGGAACGGCCCCGCCGCCGTGATCCCGATGGAGGTGTTCCTCTCCGCTATAGACAAGCGCGGCGACGAGACCGCCGTAATCATCGTTTCAGCTGTACAGCACATCACAGGACAGTGGCTCGATATCCCCGCCATCGTGAAGGCCGCGCACGCCAAGAAGatcctcgtcggcgtcgacTGCATCCACGCCGTGGGCaacgtgccgctgcacctccatGACTGGGACGTCGACTTTGCGTTCTGGTCCACGTGCAAGTACCTGAACAGTGGGCCTGGCAGCATCGGTGGTGTTTTCGTCCACAACAAGCACACATCCGGCGCCATCCCGCTCAATCACCTGAGCAGGCGCTGGGGCAACGAAATCCAGAGTTGCTTCCCGAAGCACCACAGCCTCGAGCCGGCGCCAGGCGCCTCGGAACTGCACATCAGCACTCCATCGGCTGCATGCTATATGATTCTGGCGCCGTCACTGAAGCTGATGGCGTCGGTTGGCATGGAGGCGATCCGGCAGAAGTCGTTGCTGCTTACGGCCTACCTGGAGCTGCTTGTGAGTGAGCTCGTGCCTCCGGGCTGCATAGAGATTGTGACACCGGCGGACCCGAACCAGCGCGGCGCCCAGCTATCGCTCCGCATTCTTCCAAATAAGCTCAAGTCCGGCCAGGCGGCCGCTCCGGGGTACCAGTGCGGTGCCGGCGGGGCTGGCGAGATGGACGACGCCTCCCTGCTGCAACGTCAGCTGCTTGACGAGGGCGTCATGATTCACAGATGTCCCCCAGACGTGGTGCCtctggcgccggcgcccatGTACAACAGCTTCGTGGACGTCCTGCGTGCTGTGCGCATCATTGCCTCCCTCTTCTAGTCGAACGAGTGCAGcgcagaaagaa from Leishmania major strain Friedlin complete genome, chromosome 26 carries:
- a CDS encoding putative GDP-mannose 4,6 dehydratase — its product is MPLNGTAGAGAGVPSPSAHPQAGIASCTRNGTTGLTEHPAVLTAHGDAHARDLLQHLPGHRILVTGGCGFIGSAFIRHLLMYAPASVHVFNLDTVEYCAGVDAVLGPLAATRDDDRAAACSGASVSEDANGTVASCSLSCDVSPVSRYHFIAGSILDATLVLHSLRTHHIDIIVHMAAQTHVDHSFSRSVLFTQVNVVGTHTLLECARQYGQLTRFLHMSTDEVYGEVPATARPANEASTVLCPTNPYAATKAAAEHLVSAYYHSFKLPVLISRGNNAFGPGQYPEKVIPSFIVHALRRERLPIHGDGHHQRRFIYVDDVARALCTILVRGGVGEVYNVASEREFSVHEVAQRVVACVAGDDHDKVIAASRADFDASYVRYVADRAYNDARYCTESEKLAALGWALEVSFEEGLRRTVAWYRRHPLKAGGYWRGASEAGATAPCSD
- a CDS encoding putative kynureninase yields the protein MRNAAAETLLSTVSATGMALTEDGFAEYMDEADPLREHRNSYHIPMMRDGTQFSYFAGNALGPQHIGVEASMATFLKKWREQAVEGHFMQPTPWFEIDQMCVKDMAAIVGAKDTEVAIMNTPTVNLHLLLSTFYHSQGSKKKIMIDLHSFPNDGYCLLSQFETRGLNPAEDLIKITAPGIKDWNGPAAVIPMEVFLSAIDKRGDETAVIIVSAVQHITGQWLDIPAIVKAAHAKKILVGVDCIHAVGNVPLHLHDWDVDFAFWSTCKYLNSGPGSIGGVFVHNKHTSGAIPLNHLSRRWGNEIQSCFPKHHSLEPAPGASELHISTPSAACYMILAPSLKLMASVGMEAIRQKSLLLTAYLELLVSELVPPGCIEIVTPADPNQRGAQLSLRILPNKLKSGQAAAPGYQCGAGGAGEMDDASLLQRQLLDEGVMIHRCPPDVVPLAPAPMYNSFVDVLRAVRIIASLF